The following proteins come from a genomic window of Leptospira bandrabouensis:
- a CDS encoding FFLEELY motif protein, giving the protein MKHQLTKEVTIARREIVRVQVDRFHLFYYDFFHRSETIEMAKFFFETVYNLDGKEEWETLAFSTYEKVKNMMKEGTRESVERLIELNSITDELDIQMAELLLSKGWELGKEITQEQYFNLFCELDRRETRKKQLEVVLFNLKKFYELAHKPVSAYIIKPAAMMARLLGVYPLFKKVEQGYYATLPVHQDLFNEFYAIVQEKEWDFLHKAFPTLKEET; this is encoded by the coding sequence ATGAAACACCAACTAACGAAAGAAGTCACAATTGCTAGAAGAGAAATTGTTCGCGTTCAAGTGGATCGATTTCATCTCTTCTATTATGACTTTTTTCATCGTAGTGAAACGATAGAAATGGCTAAGTTCTTTTTTGAAACTGTTTACAACTTAGATGGTAAAGAAGAGTGGGAAACTTTAGCTTTCTCGACTTATGAAAAAGTAAAAAACATGATGAAAGAAGGAACAAGGGAAAGTGTTGAACGTTTGATAGAATTAAATTCAATCACTGACGAATTGGACATTCAGATGGCCGAACTCCTTCTTTCTAAAGGTTGGGAATTGGGAAAGGAAATTACGCAAGAGCAGTATTTTAATTTGTTTTGTGAACTGGATAGAAGAGAAACGCGCAAAAAACAATTAGAAGTCGTTCTTTTTAACCTCAAAAAATTCTATGAGTTGGCACATAAACCTGTCAGCGCATATATCATCAAACCGGCAGCAATGATGGCGCGGTTACTTGGAGTTTATCCTTTGTTTAAAAAAGTGGAACAAGGATATTACGCTACTTTGCCAGTACACCAAGATTTGTTTAATGAGTTTTATGCGATAGTTCAAGAAAAGGAATGGGATTTTTTACATAAGGCATTCCCAACTCTTAAAGAGGAAACATGA
- a CDS encoding LIC13341 family surface-exposed protein translates to MNLSNLFRVTATFLFAFVFCVSCSQKEHPSDSEIRQAVYGNDNGQPVRVLGQKQINLDETPEMETLVLFQSGTSEVLAAFRKDGSSWDYLWKLEFFLQNLGPMYYDAKLNSWVPGSAQGKEKVTFAGDCLRRIVVAELPGDNFNSVFVEVLAEEPPLGLFSVPMGYRKGKKIWDGFQLKEHEELKRSKRVDFEYNQKDKSFRIFPTNPNYSQEFVFNGWEMIPNLPMQPVPAFVSLEVIPKFEIGKESLVTLQLKNRGNYVSLTYLSISFPEAGSVRLAGETQGVRLYKKGDIVFNVVQNKKIPAEYPLLEATKEGWANNFRYGIKFYYTPKESANPKILFRSTYKFYQEIVSIPNQFSIAPFERDQQGFPSYLLETPTN, encoded by the coding sequence ATGAATTTATCTAATTTGTTTCGTGTTACAGCCACTTTTCTTTTCGCTTTTGTTTTTTGTGTATCTTGTTCCCAAAAGGAACACCCTTCGGATTCAGAAATTCGGCAAGCTGTCTACGGAAATGATAACGGACAGCCTGTACGGGTTTTGGGTCAAAAACAAATCAATTTGGATGAAACTCCCGAAATGGAAACTTTGGTTTTGTTCCAATCAGGGACAAGTGAGGTCCTAGCTGCCTTTCGCAAAGATGGTTCAAGTTGGGATTATCTTTGGAAATTGGAATTTTTTTTGCAAAATTTGGGTCCGATGTATTACGACGCAAAACTCAATTCTTGGGTTCCAGGGTCTGCACAAGGTAAGGAGAAAGTAACTTTTGCGGGAGACTGCCTTCGTCGGATTGTAGTGGCGGAACTTCCAGGTGATAACTTTAATTCTGTATTTGTGGAAGTTCTTGCTGAAGAACCGCCGTTAGGTTTGTTTTCAGTGCCAATGGGTTATAGGAAAGGCAAAAAAATTTGGGACGGGTTCCAACTCAAAGAACACGAAGAATTAAAAAGAAGCAAACGTGTGGATTTTGAGTATAATCAAAAAGATAAATCCTTTCGTATTTTTCCAACCAATCCTAATTATTCTCAAGAGTTTGTTTTTAATGGTTGGGAAATGATTCCGAATCTTCCTATGCAACCAGTTCCTGCTTTCGTATCATTAGAAGTGATTCCAAAGTTTGAAATTGGAAAAGAGTCACTTGTAACTTTACAATTAAAGAATCGTGGAAACTATGTTAGTTTAACATATTTATCCATATCATTTCCAGAAGCTGGATCCGTTCGGTTAGCAGGGGAAACGCAAGGAGTAAGGTTGTATAAAAAAGGAGACATTGTGTTTAATGTTGTCCAAAACAAAAAAATCCCAGCAGAATATCCACTGTTAGAAGCTACAAAAGAAGGATGGGCGAATAACTTTCGTTATGGGATAAAATTTTATTATACACCAAAAGAATCTGCGAATCCAAAAATTTTATTTCGTTCCACTTATAAGTTTTATCAAGAAATAGTTTCGATTCCAAATCAGTTCTCCATTGCTCCTTTTGAACGTGACCAACAAGGATTTCCTTCTTATCTTTTGGAAACACCTACAAACTAA
- a CDS encoding NrsF family protein, with amino-acid sequence MKTIELIEILTQDNKKVSPLKSSQHRFLQWALYSLLSMIMILALSIMIRGQYHIPRFWESIVTLIVGFLFCGFVLFKRNIPGNQSTYDYLFHNLILVIWIIFLVLSVTFTEKGLFSSISEELTHHGSICVVLLLLIATIPVILLNINLKKGFVEPSLLFQFSVYALPFTFAQIGISFLCPNETSIHMLTWHTLALIPFYSLISFLGFKLIQSKE; translated from the coding sequence ATGAAAACTATAGAATTAATTGAAATCCTTACTCAAGACAATAAGAAAGTGTCTCCATTAAAAAGCTCACAACATCGATTTTTACAATGGGCTTTATATTCATTACTAAGTATGATTATGATTTTGGCGCTTTCCATAATGATTCGTGGTCAATATCATATTCCCAGATTCTGGGAATCCATTGTTACATTAATAGTAGGTTTTCTTTTTTGTGGATTCGTTTTGTTTAAAAGAAACATTCCAGGCAACCAATCTACTTATGATTATTTATTTCATAATTTAATTCTTGTTATTTGGATTATCTTTTTAGTTTTATCCGTAACATTTACAGAAAAAGGTTTATTTTCCTCTATATCGGAAGAGTTGACTCATCACGGTTCGATTTGCGTAGTATTATTATTGTTAATTGCAACAATTCCTGTGATTTTATTAAATATAAATTTAAAAAAAGGTTTTGTTGAACCTTCCCTTTTATTTCAATTTTCGGTTTATGCGTTACCATTTACCTTTGCTCAAATAGGAATTTCCTTTCTCTGTCCTAATGAAACATCCATCCATATGTTGACTTGGCATACTCTTGCACTCATTCCCTTTTATAGCCTAATTTCTTTTTTGGGATTCAAACTGATTCAAAGTAAGGAATAG
- a CDS encoding sigma-70 family RNA polymerase sigma factor gives MKLSKNRISPDELSGLMRSSQEGDSLAYKKLLEEICVILRGILTVKIFDAEDREDVLQEILIAVHLSKHTFLPDKSFLPWLYTIANYKIIDYIRKKGRKKKREFLLSNEYLPENKYFPSDDDSKERIEEILAKLSEKQRLIFRLLKLDKMSIAETAKIMSMSQSAVKTAAHRIYKIIRLRPGDKL, from the coding sequence TTGAAATTATCCAAGAACAGGATCTCACCTGATGAACTATCTGGTTTGATGCGTTCTTCGCAAGAAGGTGATTCATTAGCTTATAAGAAATTATTGGAAGAAATTTGTGTAATACTAAGAGGAATTCTAACTGTAAAAATTTTTGATGCAGAAGATAGGGAAGATGTTCTTCAGGAAATCCTCATTGCAGTCCATCTTTCCAAACATACTTTTTTACCTGACAAATCCTTTTTGCCTTGGTTGTATACGATTGCTAATTATAAGATCATTGATTACATTCGAAAAAAAGGTCGTAAGAAAAAAAGAGAATTCCTTTTGTCTAATGAGTATTTGCCGGAAAATAAATATTTTCCTTCTGACGATGATTCCAAGGAACGAATTGAAGAAATATTAGCCAAACTTTCTGAAAAACAGAGATTGATTTTTCGGCTTTTAAAGTTGGATAAAATGTCAATTGCTGAAACTGCGAAAATCATGTCTATGTCCCAGTCTGCAGTAAAAACGGCTGCTCATAGAATTTATAAAATCATTCGACTTCGTCCAGGAGACAAATTATGA
- a CDS encoding DUF692 domain-containing protein, translating to MENKSPKFGVGLRREHYPYLMEKPNTDIDWFEVISENYMNTEGRPMSVLESIRKDYPITCHGVGMSLGSSNDIDPNYLKDLKLLIDRVDPFLVSDHLAWNHFNGIRLHELIPVPYHEECLEVITNHIDHVQNELKRQIAIENIIAYFNYKSSTMKECEFLNLLTQKTGCLILLDINNVYVNAKNFQFNPVDFIKTIPKKSIAQIHLAGFTDMGNFLFDTHAEPVHPEVWNLLETFLDYIPENVPIMIEWDENVPEFQQLEDELNKVRKIVKKGIKNEVREPSELIY from the coding sequence TTGGAAAATAAATCTCCTAAATTTGGTGTTGGTCTCAGAAGAGAACATTATCCTTATCTAATGGAGAAACCAAATACAGATATAGATTGGTTTGAAGTCATCAGTGAAAACTATATGAACACTGAAGGACGCCCTATGTCTGTATTGGAATCCATTCGAAAGGACTATCCAATCACATGCCATGGAGTTGGAATGTCTCTTGGAAGTTCAAATGATATTGATCCAAATTACCTTAAAGATTTAAAACTACTGATCGATAGAGTGGATCCATTTCTGGTATCAGACCATTTGGCTTGGAATCATTTTAACGGAATCAGATTGCATGAACTGATTCCTGTTCCTTATCATGAAGAATGTTTAGAAGTCATTACGAATCACATTGATCACGTACAGAATGAACTAAAAAGACAGATTGCTATAGAAAATATAATAGCATACTTCAATTATAAATCGTCTACGATGAAAGAATGTGAGTTTTTAAATTTACTAACTCAAAAGACAGGATGTTTAATTCTTCTAGACATAAATAATGTTTATGTAAATGCAAAAAACTTTCAATTCAATCCGGTTGATTTTATCAAAACGATTCCTAAAAAAAGTATAGCCCAGATTCATTTGGCTGGTTTTACAGATATGGGAAATTTCCTATTCGATACACATGCAGAGCCAGTACATCCAGAAGTCTGGAATTTATTGGAAACATTTTTAGATTATATTCCAGAGAATGTTCCAATCATGATTGAATGGGACGAGAATGTTCCTGAGTTTCAACAGTTGGAAGATGAGCTTAACAAAGTAAGAAAAATTGTAAAAAAAGGGATAAAAAATGAAGTTAGAGAACCTTCAGAACTTATATACTGA
- a CDS encoding putative DNA-binding domain-containing protein, with translation MKLENLQNLYTDCILSNHNIPFQNQIIACGNLSSDEATSVYKQAYLFRMKDTLLDNFQAVHFVLGDTLFDFAIEKYINKNNHKAYDLSNYGRNFPNFLLETYPEFPYLKNLAEFEIQFIDSFHKKEHISFDLFSLQNQTELENAVFEFGETVKLIQNQFSIYSIWKNRKSNLQPDLSKTNQQEFLLLYKQHSNLYVLSLAAIEFFFIDLLHKGESIGVAMEKTNTRFQLNPEIISNLFGKIATSGIVKNIFLKT, from the coding sequence ATGAAGTTAGAGAACCTTCAGAACTTATATACTGACTGTATTTTATCCAATCACAATATTCCTTTTCAAAATCAAATCATTGCCTGCGGGAATTTATCATCGGATGAAGCTACATCTGTTTATAAGCAAGCCTACTTATTTCGAATGAAAGATACCTTGTTAGATAATTTCCAAGCCGTACATTTTGTATTAGGTGATACTTTATTTGATTTCGCAATTGAAAAATATATAAATAAAAACAATCATAAGGCTTATGATTTATCTAACTACGGAAGAAATTTTCCTAATTTTCTCTTGGAAACCTATCCTGAATTTCCTTATTTAAAAAATTTGGCTGAATTCGAAATACAATTTATAGACAGTTTTCATAAAAAAGAACACATTAGTTTTGATCTTTTTAGTCTCCAAAATCAAACCGAATTGGAAAATGCTGTATTTGAATTTGGAGAAACGGTAAAACTCATTCAAAATCAATTTTCGATTTATTCCATTTGGAAAAATAGAAAGTCAAATCTACAACCAGATCTTTCCAAAACCAATCAACAGGAATTTTTACTATTATATAAACAACATTCGAATCTTTATGTGCTTTCCCTTGCGGCCATTGAATTCTTTTTTATCGACTTACTACATAAAGGCGAATCAATTGGAGTTGCAATGGAAAAAACAAACACTCGTTTCCAATTGAATCCAGAAATCATATCCAACCTTTTTGGAAAAATAGCGACCTCGGGAATTGTAAAAAATATTTTTTTAAAAACTTAA
- a CDS encoding DUF1554 domain-containing protein gives MRFWIFISLFLFLHCTQPKLDNPNEFGTDSYWKTQSVLCITGVSSDCRPPVPVCTTCKFFTTSTTYTGARGGIAGADAKCMSDSKKPTEPARAVYKAFLVDDVNRIACTTSNCLTGGISEHVNWILKPNTTYVRAVDGVTIATTNSFGIFSSQTNDAENPSVTTIFSGFDAGGWLTRSSGHCNRWTDGTNASLLGAAPNSNQLYISTGGITCDTFSVILCVEQ, from the coding sequence ATGCGATTCTGGATTTTCATTTCACTTTTTTTATTCCTACATTGTACGCAGCCAAAACTAGACAACCCAAATGAATTTGGGACTGATTCTTATTGGAAGACGCAGTCGGTACTGTGCATCACTGGAGTATCTTCTGATTGTCGCCCTCCCGTTCCTGTTTGCACCACTTGTAAATTTTTTACCACGAGTACAACCTATACGGGAGCAAGAGGAGGAATTGCGGGAGCGGATGCTAAATGTATGAGTGATTCGAAAAAACCAACTGAGCCAGCGAGAGCGGTTTACAAAGCCTTTCTTGTGGATGATGTGAATCGCATTGCTTGTACAACTTCGAATTGTTTGACTGGAGGTATATCTGAACATGTGAATTGGATTTTAAAACCAAATACAACCTATGTGCGAGCTGTGGATGGAGTGACTATCGCGACCACAAATAGTTTCGGTATTTTTTCAAGTCAAACCAATGATGCAGAAAATCCATCTGTCACTACTATCTTTTCTGGTTTCGATGCAGGAGGTTGGCTCACTCGTTCTAGTGGACATTGTAATCGATGGACGGATGGAACAAACGCATCGCTACTTGGGGCAGCCCCAAACAGTAACCAACTTTATATCTCAACAGGTGGAATAACATGCGATACATTTTCCGTTATACTTTGTGTGGAACAGTAG
- a CDS encoding GyrI-like domain-containing protein has protein sequence MDSEIVKVDQKIIVGMKLEISLLENQTQTLWQRFMPKLNSISNRLDNNLISMSIYSSDYFHSFNPSNRFMKWAGVEVSEEPIIGDGLEIIKIPKGLYVRFLYQGLPSQAGPFYQSIFQEWFPKSGYKLDQRPHFEVMGDKYKNNEPSSEEMIYIPVME, from the coding sequence ATGGATTCAGAAATAGTTAAAGTAGATCAAAAAATTATTGTGGGAATGAAATTAGAAATCTCTCTTTTGGAGAATCAAACCCAAACTTTGTGGCAAAGATTCATGCCAAAATTAAATTCTATTTCGAATCGATTGGACAACAATTTGATTTCCATGTCGATTTATTCTTCTGATTATTTTCACAGTTTCAATCCATCGAATCGGTTTATGAAATGGGCCGGAGTGGAAGTGAGTGAAGAACCAATCATCGGCGATGGTTTAGAAATCATAAAAATTCCCAAAGGACTTTATGTTCGATTTTTGTACCAAGGTTTACCAAGTCAGGCTGGTCCCTTTTACCAATCGATATTTCAGGAGTGGTTTCCTAAGTCGGGATATAAGTTGGACCAACGTCCTCATTTTGAAGTGATGGGTGATAAATACAAAAATAACGAACCAAGTTCTGAAGAGATGATATATATTCCCGTGATGGAGTGA
- a CDS encoding AraC family transcriptional regulator has protein sequence MQAILNEIVELCQDATTEPTKTALPRVLMIQGEVPTHQLAAVYEPLIGLVVQGGKTISIGTQVVHLEGPSYFVIPTEMPATGHVRQAANGSPYLSVAIQLDQKVLLDLLKDIPNTVGDKKNQNEFSACPATLPFLDVWLRMLRLMKTPEHITALSPVYEREILYHVLIGPEGWRLRKLFQSHQKGSSIHHAIQWIRQNFTDSFEIDQLANRACMGITTFHRQFKSITGLSPIQFQKQLRLLEARKLLTYSGYSVTDAALDVGYESTSQFNREYSRFFGASPAKDVKKLKEMEV, from the coding sequence GTGCAGGCAATACTAAATGAAATTGTAGAACTTTGTCAGGATGCCACAACGGAACCAACCAAAACAGCTCTTCCGCGTGTGCTAATGATCCAAGGGGAAGTTCCGACACACCAACTGGCAGCCGTCTACGAACCGTTAATTGGTCTTGTTGTCCAAGGTGGTAAAACTATATCGATTGGTACACAGGTAGTACACTTGGAAGGACCATCCTATTTTGTCATTCCCACAGAAATGCCTGCAACGGGGCATGTAAGGCAAGCCGCCAATGGTTCTCCTTATTTGTCTGTTGCGATCCAGTTGGATCAAAAAGTTTTATTGGATTTATTAAAAGATATACCAAATACAGTTGGTGATAAAAAAAATCAGAACGAATTTTCTGCCTGTCCTGCTACCCTTCCCTTCTTAGATGTTTGGTTACGAATGTTACGGTTAATGAAAACACCAGAACATATCACGGCCTTGTCACCAGTCTACGAGAGAGAAATTTTATACCATGTTTTGATTGGACCGGAAGGTTGGCGACTTAGGAAATTATTTCAATCTCATCAAAAAGGTTCGAGCATTCACCATGCCATTCAATGGATCAGACAAAATTTTACAGATAGTTTTGAAATAGACCAATTGGCAAATCGTGCTTGTATGGGAATCACGACCTTTCACAGACAATTCAAATCTATTACGGGCTTAAGTCCGATTCAATTTCAAAAACAATTACGACTCCTGGAAGCAAGAAAACTTTTAACGTATAGTGGTTATTCGGTCACTGATGCTGCCTTAGATGTAGGTTATGAAAGTACATCGCAATTCAATAGGGAATATTCAAGATTTTTTGGAGCCTCTCCCGCGAAAGATGTTAAAAAATTAAAAGAAATGGAAGTGTAG
- a CDS encoding dihydrofolate reductase family protein produces the protein MRKLIMWNVITLDGYFEGETNWDLSFHGLVWGKELEEFSLTQLRSADILVFGAKTYQGMADYWTNAPENEGEVAKFMNELPKLACSTTLGSATWKNTTITKDAISEVSKLKKEGSGDMFVFGSGILSASLMKAGLFDEYRICIAPVFLGKGRKLFLEGIPNQELNLIETKKLSTGGVILSYVPKNQT, from the coding sequence ATGAGAAAACTAATTATGTGGAATGTGATCACATTAGATGGCTACTTCGAAGGGGAAACAAACTGGGATTTAAGTTTTCATGGACTTGTTTGGGGAAAAGAACTCGAAGAGTTTAGTCTCACCCAACTTCGCTCAGCCGACATACTTGTGTTTGGTGCCAAAACCTACCAAGGTATGGCGGATTATTGGACGAACGCTCCCGAAAACGAAGGAGAAGTTGCCAAATTTATGAACGAACTCCCGAAACTTGCCTGCTCCACCACTCTTGGATCTGCCACCTGGAAAAATACCACCATCACCAAAGATGCAATAAGCGAAGTTTCTAAATTAAAAAAGGAAGGAAGCGGGGATATGTTTGTCTTTGGAAGTGGAATTCTTTCCGCATCACTGATGAAAGCAGGTTTATTTGATGAATATCGAATCTGTATAGCGCCTGTATTTTTAGGAAAAGGAAGGAAACTTTTTTTAGAAGGAATTCCCAACCAAGAATTGAACCTCATCGAAACAAAAAAACTTTCGACAGGTGGTGTCATTCTTAGTTATGTACCAAAGAATCAAACATAA
- a CDS encoding DUF1579 domain-containing protein has product MTTNKFEESLKEGPHHQLQKLLGHWSGKTKTWFEKDVLTDESNAEATITTLLDGRFISIDYHSSLDGKPFVGKMILGFDIPYQRYTSSWIDSFHMGTQIMLSSGESKGNGFSVLGSYGNPEYGEALWGWRTEIQFISEKEFSLTAFNISPDGEEAKATETFYKKVG; this is encoded by the coding sequence ATGACTACAAACAAATTCGAAGAATCCCTGAAAGAAGGACCTCACCACCAGTTACAAAAACTCCTTGGTCATTGGTCAGGAAAAACCAAAACTTGGTTCGAAAAAGATGTTTTGACTGACGAATCCAATGCGGAGGCAACCATCACTACTTTGTTAGATGGAAGATTCATCTCTATTGATTATCACAGTAGTTTGGATGGGAAACCATTCGTAGGTAAAATGATCCTTGGATTTGATATCCCTTACCAAAGATACACAAGCTCTTGGATTGATAGTTTTCATATGGGAACTCAAATTATGTTATCGAGCGGAGAATCAAAAGGTAACGGATTTTCTGTTTTAGGTTCTTATGGCAATCCTGAATACGGAGAAGCCCTTTGGGGTTGGAGGACCGAAATTCAGTTTATCAGTGAAAAAGAATTTTCATTAACTGCCTTCAATATTTCGCCAGATGGAGAAGAAGCAAAAGCCACAGAGACATTTTATAAGAAAGTGGGATAA
- a CDS encoding Fic family protein, translated as MLSEDLNRIKRLKAELDAIRPIPEETMAKVMQKFRLDWNYHSNSMEGNSLTFGETKTFLLHGNTASGKPLKDHLEIKGHNEAILDLEDMVKGEVQLTEHKIRSFHQLILGEPYATKALTKDGMETTKQIVPGKYKSQPNHVLTSTGETFYFTEPNLVPLEMEQLLKWFEENQTKNELPTLILAATFHYKFIRIHPFDDGNGRMARILMNLILMMNGYPPVVIKTEEKENYFRALRQADGGELNPFIEYIGQQLIHSLELTLKGANGESIDEDDDIDKRLKLLLGQIEENKKNVVRVKRDPSHVFETVAQSIVPLIEEVISNLPKMNSFFLNISNEITIPLEPSARKTFKNLSQLKESYQTYARNLDDSFPKSITVSISLNGYKHSAEKADFNIQTNLYILFNEYTYTVNSSYPQIIKITLPYSEQISIEQIKTFSKNLLGQWVTMLEAISKS; from the coding sequence ATGTTAAGTGAAGATTTAAATAGAATCAAAAGACTGAAAGCAGAGTTAGATGCCATTCGTCCCATTCCTGAGGAAACAATGGCAAAGGTCATGCAAAAGTTTCGACTCGATTGGAACTACCATTCCAATTCGATGGAAGGGAACTCTCTCACTTTCGGTGAAACCAAAACCTTTTTACTACATGGAAACACCGCTTCAGGCAAACCATTAAAAGATCACCTTGAAATTAAAGGTCACAACGAGGCAATACTCGATTTAGAAGATATGGTAAAAGGGGAGGTTCAACTCACAGAACATAAAATTCGCAGCTTCCACCAATTGATTTTAGGTGAACCATACGCTACAAAGGCACTTACGAAAGATGGAATGGAAACAACGAAACAGATAGTTCCAGGTAAATACAAATCGCAACCCAATCATGTTTTAACTTCTACAGGTGAAACATTTTATTTTACCGAACCTAACCTTGTTCCACTGGAGATGGAACAACTTCTCAAGTGGTTTGAAGAAAATCAGACAAAAAACGAACTCCCTACCTTAATATTAGCTGCGACCTTTCATTACAAATTCATCCGGATCCATCCCTTCGATGATGGAAATGGAAGGATGGCACGAATCCTCATGAATCTAATTCTGATGATGAACGGTTATCCACCTGTGGTCATTAAAACAGAGGAAAAAGAAAACTACTTTCGAGCACTTAGACAAGCAGATGGTGGTGAATTAAATCCATTTATTGAATACATAGGCCAACAATTAATTCACTCTTTAGAATTGACATTAAAGGGTGCAAATGGTGAATCCATTGACGAAGATGATGATATCGACAAACGGTTAAAACTGTTACTTGGGCAGATAGAGGAAAACAAAAAAAATGTAGTACGTGTCAAACGAGACCCGAGCCATGTTTTCGAAACAGTTGCTCAATCCATTGTACCATTGATCGAAGAAGTAATTTCAAACTTACCTAAAATGAATTCCTTTTTTTTAAATATCTCTAACGAGATTACAATACCTTTAGAACCATCCGCAAGAAAAACATTTAAAAACTTAAGTCAACTAAAGGAATCATACCAAACTTATGCAAGAAACCTAGACGACTCATTTCCTAAGTCGATTACAGTTTCAATCAGCCTAAATGGATACAAACATTCTGCCGAAAAAGCTGACTTTAATATCCAAACTAATTTATATATTCTTTTTAATGAATACACTTATACAGTGAATTCATCTTATCCTCAAATAATTAAAATTACTTTGCCATACAGTGAACAAATCTCGATAGAACAAATCAAAACTTTTTCAAAGAATTTACTAGGCCAATGGGTTACGATGCTTGAGGCAATCAGTAAGTCTTAA
- a CDS encoding AAA family ATPase — protein MAAKKESEFPSIIRFLKQNGRESEVETRLVLPLIKHLGYQREDFKDKVTLKKSGEADFVCFVNQNPYLAIEVKSNVVNLSDPSAKTYIEAKFQLFDYMNTDDLQKVQFGLLINGKNAQVFQRKNKVIFPLTEILNLEEGTDKTITLLKKLLKKPSLYEDKKKALIVAIYNNKGGVGKTVTTGNFAGVLSEKGKNVLLIDLDPQQRDLTDSFKLEVKKTETPTSVFDILLGKEIKGSINTIRIRKNLHIIRGDERFDSAAHATKAITQTMVKKFRKLLDAFGEKGNFDYILIDCPTNWSFFSKIGVSVSDSVLIPVNYQAAQAIHNAVQVLEKFIPEVWSERKGNGPEVLPILFNNAYTDPTSKKHFDNVRRDEIRKLTKDKWYAKLFDEAIEIKHHHEISTSLFLHIDETGPAPYTLKNKQSKVFREYEEVLGQIFGI, from the coding sequence ATGGCGGCAAAAAAAGAAAGTGAGTTTCCATCCATTATTCGTTTTTTAAAACAAAACGGGCGTGAATCGGAAGTAGAAACAAGACTGGTTCTCCCTTTAATCAAACATTTAGGTTATCAAAGAGAAGATTTTAAAGACAAAGTAACTTTAAAAAAATCAGGAGAAGCAGATTTTGTTTGTTTTGTAAATCAAAATCCATATTTAGCCATTGAAGTAAAATCCAATGTTGTCAATTTATCTGATCCTTCTGCCAAAACATACATAGAAGCAAAGTTTCAGTTATTTGATTATATGAACACCGATGATTTGCAAAAAGTACAGTTTGGTTTACTGATCAATGGTAAAAATGCCCAAGTCTTTCAACGTAAAAATAAAGTAATTTTCCCACTGACTGAGATTTTAAATTTAGAAGAGGGAACAGACAAAACCATAACTCTTCTCAAAAAACTTTTAAAAAAACCTTCTCTTTATGAAGATAAGAAGAAAGCTCTTATCGTTGCAATTTATAACAATAAGGGAGGAGTGGGTAAAACAGTCACAACCGGTAACTTTGCAGGTGTACTTTCTGAAAAAGGAAAAAATGTTTTACTCATTGATTTAGACCCACAACAACGAGACCTAACCGATTCCTTTAAACTTGAAGTTAAAAAAACAGAAACACCTACAAGTGTTTTTGATATTTTGTTAGGGAAAGAAATTAAGGGAAGTATCAATACCATTCGAATCAGGAAAAATCTGCATATCATCAGAGGAGACGAACGTTTTGATAGTGCTGCACACGCTACTAAAGCAATCACACAGACAATGGTGAAAAAATTTCGTAAACTTCTCGATGCCTTTGGTGAAAAAGGAAATTTTGATTATATACTCATCGATTGTCCAACCAACTGGAGTTTTTTTAGTAAAATTGGAGTTTCTGTTTCCGACTCTGTTTTAATTCCCGTAAATTACCAAGCAGCACAAGCCATTCATAATGCCGTCCAAGTATTAGAAAAATTCATTCCAGAAGTTTGGTCAGAAAGAAAAGGAAATGGACCAGAAGTCTTGCCTATCCTTTTTAATAATGCATATACCGATCCAACGAGCAAAAAACATTTTGATAATGTAAGACGGGATGAAATACGAAAACTAACAAAAGACAAATGGTATGCAAAACTATTTGATGAAGCTATTGAAATTAAACACCATCATGAAATTTCAACATCATTATTTTTGCATATTGATGAAACTGGACCTGCACCATATACATTAAAGAATAAACAATCAAAAGTATTTAGAGAATATGAAGAAGTTTTAGGTCAAATTTTCGGTATTTAA